From Sphingomonas hengshuiensis, one genomic window encodes:
- a CDS encoding phospholipase A produces MRALLLPLCLIAATPAAAQLRAVPAQPESEQAALRGVEVFLVNEGDAPASDAGPRQIEVTASDGTRLVLERTPGPVRTIAPGGFAKARYVPVGIAGVAIPPAAQHAAAALPEGETVVQSSSGASSAFLDRFAPHEPVYGVLGAGDSGGKLQFSFAFRPFAEDAPVSLGNLRFAYTQTMFWAIDEPSGPFRATNYSPEIYAEVPFDDTTRVAIGWRHDSNGGGAAYSVDFNRIFARVEKSFDLGGDWRLDVAPQAWFTVGNAGTAHDLRDYYGYTSISAAIARTDGLKVALTGLGNVETRRGAAELFVSYPLAPIGGGLGFYLFGQAFTGHGEALDAYRRRDTHARIGIALTR; encoded by the coding sequence ATGCGCGCGCTTCTTCTCCCCCTCTGCCTGATCGCCGCCACGCCAGCCGCGGCACAGCTGCGCGCGGTGCCCGCCCAACCCGAATCGGAACAGGCGGCGCTGCGCGGAGTCGAGGTATTCCTGGTCAACGAGGGCGATGCCCCCGCCAGCGACGCCGGGCCGCGCCAGATCGAAGTGACCGCCAGCGACGGCACCCGGCTGGTGCTGGAGCGCACCCCCGGGCCGGTGCGGACGATCGCGCCGGGTGGCTTTGCCAAGGCGCGCTACGTGCCCGTCGGCATCGCCGGCGTCGCGATCCCCCCCGCCGCACAACACGCCGCCGCCGCACTGCCCGAGGGCGAGACCGTGGTGCAGAGTTCGTCGGGCGCGTCCTCGGCGTTCCTCGATCGCTTCGCGCCGCACGAGCCCGTCTATGGCGTGCTCGGCGCCGGCGATTCGGGCGGGAAGCTCCAGTTCAGCTTCGCCTTCCGCCCCTTTGCCGAGGATGCGCCGGTCAGCCTCGGCAATCTGCGCTTCGCCTATACCCAGACGATGTTCTGGGCGATCGACGAGCCTTCGGGGCCGTTCCGCGCGACCAATTACAGCCCCGAAATCTATGCCGAGGTGCCGTTCGACGACACCACGCGAGTCGCGATCGGCTGGCGGCACGATTCGAACGGCGGCGGCGCGGCCTATTCGGTCGACTTCAACCGGATCTTCGCACGCGTCGAAAAGTCGTTCGACCTGGGCGGCGACTGGCGGCTCGATGTCGCGCCCCAGGCGTGGTTCACCGTCGGCAATGCGGGGACGGCGCACGATCTGCGCGACTATTACGGCTATACCTCGATCAGCGCCGCGATCGCGCGCACGGACGGGCTGAAGGTTGCGCTGACCGGGCTCGGCAATGTCGAGACGCGGCGCGGCGCCGCCGAGCTGTTCGTTTCCTATCCGCTCGCGCCGATCGGCGGCGGGCTGGGCTTCTATCTGTTCGGGCAGGCGTTCACCGGGCATGGCGAGGCGCTCGACGCCTATCGCCGGCGCGACACCCATGCCCGCATCGGAATCGCGCTGACGCGATAG
- a CDS encoding peroxiredoxin: MRTRLLFAALALSIGMPASAALAPGAAAPDFTAVGASAGKPFTVSLKAALKKGPVVLYFFPAAFTGGCNAEAHAFAEAMPDFTAAGATVIGMTAGNVDQLERFSAEHCAGKFAVAAASPAVIKGYDVLLKKPDGTATTITSRTSFVIAPNGKVLFAHTDMKPADHIRLTLEAVRKYKASRRG; this comes from the coding sequence ATGCGCACGCGCCTCTTGTTCGCCGCCCTCGCCCTTTCGATCGGCATGCCGGCTTCGGCTGCGCTGGCGCCCGGCGCCGCCGCCCCCGACTTCACCGCCGTCGGCGCCTCGGCGGGCAAGCCCTTCACGGTCTCGCTAAAGGCGGCGCTGAAGAAGGGGCCGGTCGTCCTCTACTTCTTCCCCGCCGCCTTTACCGGCGGCTGCAACGCCGAAGCCCATGCTTTTGCCGAGGCAATGCCCGATTTCACCGCCGCCGGCGCGACGGTGATCGGGATGACCGCGGGCAATGTCGACCAGCTCGAACGCTTCTCTGCCGAGCATTGCGCAGGCAAGTTCGCCGTCGCCGCGGCCAGCCCGGCAGTGATCAAGGGCTATGACGTTCTGCTCAAAAAGCCCGACGGCACTGCGACCACGATCACCAGCCGCACCAGCTTCGTGATCGCGCCCAATGGCAAGGTGCTGTTCGCGCATACCGACATGAAGCCCGCCGACCATATCCGGCTGACGCTGGAGGCGGTGCGCAAGTACAAGGCATCCAGGCGCGGCTGA
- a CDS encoding SDR family oxidoreductase: protein MNDTVIDMIHEDALPGHESALDPKPDWEPRYPGSGRLAGKVAVITGADSGIGRAVAALYAREGADVAILYLCEHDDAAMTADIVRQEGRKALTIAGDIGDKDFCTRAIAEVIDTFGHIDVVVNNAGEQHPDKDITDITEEQLKRTFQTNIFGMFYMVQAASPHLKSGAAIVNCTSVTMYQGSKELLDYSATKGAITAFTRSLSENLVSKGIRVNAVAPGPIWTPLNPMGGATPEKLETFGEDTPMGRPGQPNEVAPAFLFLACEDASYMSGQVLHPNGGTVVNG, encoded by the coding sequence ATGAACGATACCGTGATCGACATGATCCACGAAGACGCGCTGCCAGGACATGAGAGCGCGCTAGACCCCAAACCCGATTGGGAGCCGCGCTATCCCGGCTCCGGACGCCTGGCCGGCAAGGTCGCCGTGATCACCGGCGCCGACAGCGGCATCGGCCGCGCCGTCGCCGCTTTGTACGCGCGCGAAGGCGCCGACGTCGCGATATTATACCTGTGTGAACATGACGACGCGGCGATGACCGCCGATATCGTCCGCCAGGAGGGGCGCAAGGCGCTGACCATCGCCGGCGACATCGGCGACAAGGATTTCTGCACCCGCGCGATCGCAGAGGTGATCGACACTTTCGGCCATATCGACGTGGTGGTGAACAATGCCGGCGAGCAGCATCCCGACAAGGACATCACCGACATCACCGAGGAACAGCTCAAGCGCACGTTCCAGACCAATATCTTCGGGATGTTCTACATGGTCCAGGCGGCTAGCCCGCATCTGAAATCGGGTGCCGCGATCGTCAACTGCACCTCGGTGACGATGTACCAGGGATCGAAGGAACTGCTCGACTATAGCGCGACCAAGGGCGCGATCACCGCCTTCACGCGCAGCCTGTCCGAAAATCTGGTGAGCAAGGGCATCCGCGTCAACGCGGTCGCCCCCGGCCCGATCTGGACCCCGCTCAATCCGATGGGCGGCGCCACGCCCGAAAAGCTGGAGACCTTTGGCGAGGACACTCCGATGGGGCGCCCCGGCCAGCCCAACGAAGTCGCCCCCGCCTTCCTGTTCCTCGCGTGCGAGGATGCCAGCTATATGTCGGGGCAGGTTCTCCACCCCAATGGCGGGACGGTCGTCAACGGCTGA
- the rpoZ gene encoding DNA-directed RNA polymerase subunit omega, with protein MARVTVEDCVDKVSNRFDLVLFAAQRARQISGGAELTIDRDRDKNPVVALREIAEETVRPRNLEESVISSLQRVQVDDEEAPDEVGSLAASAEALRLTAAAPPRNQNLGSDYEG; from the coding sequence ATGGCGCGCGTCACCGTTGAGGATTGCGTCGACAAGGTTTCCAACCGGTTCGACCTGGTGCTGTTTGCGGCGCAACGCGCCCGGCAGATTTCGGGCGGTGCGGAGCTGACGATCGATCGCGATCGCGACAAGAACCCGGTCGTCGCGCTGCGCGAGATCGCCGAAGAGACCGTGCGCCCGCGCAACCTCGAGGAATCGGTCATCTCCAGCCTCCAGCGCGTCCAGGTCGACGACGAAGAGGCTCCGGACGAAGTCGGCTCGCTGGCCGCATCGGCAGAGGCGCTGCGCCTCACCGCCGCTGCACCGCCGCGCAACCAGAATCTGGGCAGCGATTACGAGGGCTGA
- a CDS encoding Ppx/GppA phosphatase family protein has protein sequence MGDGSARLPRRRSGVPARPEPAPPPERPPSARWPESRHYAALDLGTNNCRLLIARPQGNGFTVIDAFSRIVRLGEGLASTGQLSDTAIERTLAALRICADKLKRRNVALARSVATEACRQASNGAAFIERVYAETGIALDIITAEEEARLAVLGCHALLEPGDGPALVFDIGGGSTELVLVDSHAPVPRILDWHSAPWGVVSLTEAFGGADTQEARARAYAEMRARVAQAFAPFVARLERPRGVPRLLGTSGTVTTLASVHLGLPTYDRSVVDGLIVPSAAMRLVSQRIAAMSMAERRQVPCIGNERADLVVAGCAILETILDLWPAERLGVADRGIREGILRRLMNGNAL, from the coding sequence ATGGGGGATGGCTCCGCCAGACTACCCCGCCGGCGGAGTGGCGTCCCCGCCCGGCCCGAACCAGCCCCACCGCCCGAGCGGCCCCCGAGCGCGCGCTGGCCCGAATCGCGCCATTATGCGGCTTTGGACCTCGGCACCAATAATTGCCGGCTGCTGATCGCGCGGCCGCAGGGCAATGGCTTCACCGTGATCGACGCCTTTTCGCGGATCGTCCGGCTGGGCGAGGGGCTCGCCAGCACCGGGCAATTGTCGGATACCGCGATCGAGCGGACGCTGGCCGCGCTGCGCATCTGTGCCGACAAGCTCAAGCGCCGCAACGTCGCGCTCGCGCGGTCGGTCGCGACCGAGGCCTGCCGCCAGGCGAGCAACGGCGCCGCATTCATCGAGCGCGTCTATGCCGAGACCGGGATCGCGCTCGACATCATCACGGCGGAGGAAGAGGCGCGGCTCGCGGTGCTCGGCTGCCACGCGCTGCTCGAGCCGGGCGACGGGCCCGCGCTCGTGTTCGACATTGGCGGGGGCTCGACCGAATTGGTGCTGGTCGATTCGCACGCGCCGGTGCCGCGCATCCTCGACTGGCACAGCGCGCCCTGGGGCGTGGTGTCGCTGACCGAGGCGTTTGGCGGCGCCGATACGCAAGAAGCGCGCGCGCGCGCCTATGCCGAGATGCGCGCACGGGTGGCGCAGGCATTCGCGCCCTTTGTCGCGCGGCTGGAGCGCCCGCGCGGCGTGCCGCGGCTGCTGGGCACCAGCGGGACGGTGACGACGCTGGCGAGCGTCCATCTCGGGCTCCCGACCTATGATCGCTCGGTGGTCGACGGGCTGATCGTGCCCTCGGCGGCGATGCGGCTTGTCAGCCAGCGGATCGCGGCGATGAGCATGGCCGAGCGCCGGCAAGTGCCGTGCATCGGCAATGAGCGCGCCGATCTGGTCGTCGCGGGCTGTGCGATCCTCGAGACGATTTTGGACCTGTGGCCCGCCGAACGGCTGGGGGTCGCCGATCGCGGTATCCGCGAAGGTATCTTGCGCCGATTGATGAACGGGAATGCACTGTGA
- a CDS encoding glutathione S-transferase family protein, whose translation MWQLYQFPLCPFSRKVRLLLGEKGIGYEPVRESPWLRRDEFLDLNPTGQVPVMVDTDRGVALIDSTVICEFFEETVDKAAMLNGTAVDRAEIRRLVVWFDSNFFRDITAPLLEERMIKRLVHRTAPDARALRDAMKAAVGHLDYIDYLLDHRTWLAGPTMSLADLAAAAQISIADYLGGIDWKSHEQAKRWYVGMKSRPSFRPLLSERMDGIPPPSDYDKLDD comes from the coding sequence ATGTGGCAACTCTATCAATTCCCGCTCTGCCCTTTTTCGCGCAAAGTCCGGCTGTTGCTGGGCGAAAAGGGCATTGGTTATGAGCCCGTGCGCGAATCGCCCTGGTTGCGGCGCGACGAGTTTCTCGACCTGAATCCCACGGGGCAGGTGCCGGTGATGGTCGATACCGACCGGGGGGTCGCGCTGATCGACTCGACCGTGATCTGCGAGTTTTTCGAGGAGACCGTCGACAAGGCGGCGATGCTCAACGGTACTGCGGTCGACCGCGCGGAAATCCGGCGGTTGGTGGTGTGGTTCGATTCGAACTTCTTCCGCGACATCACCGCGCCGCTGCTCGAGGAGCGGATGATCAAGCGCCTCGTCCACCGGACCGCGCCCGACGCGCGCGCGCTGCGCGATGCGATGAAGGCGGCGGTGGGGCATCTCGACTATATCGATTATCTGCTCGATCACCGTACCTGGCTGGCGGGGCCGACGATGAGCCTCGCCGATCTGGCGGCGGCGGCGCAGATTTCGATCGCCGATTATCTCGGCGGGATCGACTGGAAGAGCCACGAACAGGCCAAGCGTTGGTATGTCGGCATGAAGAGCCGCCCCAGCTTCCGCCCGCTATTGTCCGAGCGGATGGACGGCATTCCGCCGCCGTCGGACTATGACAAGCTGGACGACTGA
- the hisN gene encoding histidinol-phosphatase → MPVSQTDIALAERLAEAAGAAIRPRFRAEHGLEAKADLSPVTLADREAEEAMRRLIIAERPMDGIIGEEFGVREGSSGRQWVLDPIDGTRAFIAGRPVFGTLIALIEDGWPVLGIIDQPILRERWLGVAGRTTLFNGKPARTRICRELKGAILGTTSPALFDDDQLHAFEHLDAAAMSTVLGGDCYNYGCVASGWMDVVVEAGLKLHDFAALVPVVEGAGGRMCDWQGDPLHAGSNGEVIAAGDPARVDDILEALACRGH, encoded by the coding sequence ATGCCTGTTTCCCAGACCGATATCGCGCTTGCAGAGCGCCTAGCCGAAGCGGCCGGCGCCGCGATCCGCCCCCGCTTCCGCGCCGAACACGGGCTGGAGGCCAAGGCCGACCTGTCCCCCGTGACGCTCGCCGACCGCGAGGCGGAGGAGGCGATGCGACGGCTGATCATCGCCGAGCGTCCGATGGACGGCATCATCGGCGAGGAATTCGGCGTCCGCGAGGGCTCCAGCGGGCGGCAATGGGTGCTCGATCCGATCGACGGCACCCGCGCCTTCATCGCCGGGCGCCCGGTGTTCGGCACGCTGATCGCGCTGATCGAGGACGGCTGGCCCGTGCTCGGGATCATCGACCAGCCGATCCTGCGCGAACGCTGGCTGGGGGTGGCGGGGCGCACGACGCTGTTCAACGGCAAGCCTGCGCGCACCCGCATTTGCCGCGAGCTGAAAGGCGCGATCCTCGGCACGACCTCGCCCGCGCTGTTCGACGACGACCAGCTTCACGCCTTCGAGCATCTCGACGCGGCGGCGATGAGCACCGTGCTGGGCGGTGACTGCTATAATTATGGCTGCGTGGCGAGCGGATGGATGGACGTGGTGGTCGAGGCCGGGCTCAAGCTCCATGACTTCGCCGCGCTGGTGCCGGTGGTGGAGGGCGCCGGCGGGCGGATGTGCGACTGGCAGGGCGATCCGCTCCACGCGGGCAGCAATGGCGAGGTGATCGCGGCGGGCGATCCGGCGCGAGTCGACGACATATTGGAAGCACTGGCCTGCCGCGGGCATTAA
- a CDS encoding RlmE family RNA methyltransferase, protein MSRGGGGGHTRVKTSRGRTPQSNRWLERQLNDPYVKRAKAEGYRSRAAYKLIELDEKFGFLKGAKRIVDLGIAPGGWTQVVRRRLPQAAVVGIDLLPVDPIDGATIFQMDFLDDAAPALLVDTLGGAPDLVLSDMAANTVGHPQTDALRTMALVETALDFAIQTLQPGGAFVSKVFAGGADSQLVAEMKRNFTTVKHAKPPSSRKGSVEWFVVAQGFKGRAAAADCESD, encoded by the coding sequence GTGAGCAGAGGCGGCGGCGGCGGGCATACCCGTGTGAAGACGTCGCGGGGGCGGACCCCGCAATCGAATCGCTGGCTCGAGCGCCAGCTCAACGATCCCTATGTGAAGCGCGCCAAGGCGGAAGGGTATCGCAGCCGCGCGGCGTATAAGCTGATCGAACTCGACGAGAAGTTCGGTTTCCTGAAGGGGGCGAAGCGGATCGTCGACCTCGGCATCGCGCCTGGCGGCTGGACGCAGGTGGTGCGCCGGCGGCTGCCCCAGGCGGCGGTGGTGGGGATCGATTTGCTCCCGGTCGATCCGATCGACGGGGCGACGATCTTCCAGATGGACTTTCTCGACGACGCGGCGCCCGCGCTGCTGGTCGACACGTTGGGCGGCGCGCCCGATCTGGTGCTGTCGGACATGGCGGCGAACACCGTCGGCCATCCGCAGACCGATGCGCTGCGCACGATGGCGCTGGTTGAGACCGCGCTCGACTTCGCGATCCAGACGCTCCAGCCTGGCGGCGCCTTTGTGTCGAAGGTGTTCGCGGGCGGCGCCGATTCGCAGCTCGTCGCGGAGATGAAGCGCAACTTCACCACCGTGAAGCACGCCAAGCCGCCGTCGAGCCGCAAGGGTTCGGTCGAGTGGTTCGTTGTCGCCCAGGGGTTCAAAGGGCGCGCCGCGGCCGCCGATTGCGAGTCGGACTGA
- a CDS encoding GGDEF domain-containing protein — MGFVRAFRASGGDADSGRRLFERIGAFLADQRLEPEPGNYAFAYHLLADPEGPLARAVAVLTEGGVRLTRRDIESLGCDPPPASGDGAPSTQRAEGLVARTQMQVEGFEDMVSAMRTETEGFGRDLAASAEAISRSAGPEHAATMVGEVGRITATMLNRVRTAEARLESATREASELRQKLEEARDNARRDPLTDLPNRRAFEEAFAAQAGTGDIVCLAVCDIDHFKSVNDRFGHAVGDRVLKAIADALRQACAGHLVARYGGEEFAVLFAGVDIDGAQRTLDAARARVATKRYRIRESDMPLGEITFSAGLTRATGEDSYQTLFQRADALLYAAKSAGRNCLRTG, encoded by the coding sequence ATGGGTTTCGTGCGGGCGTTTCGAGCATCGGGCGGCGACGCTGACTCGGGGCGCCGCCTGTTCGAGCGGATCGGTGCGTTTCTCGCGGACCAAAGGCTGGAGCCTGAGCCCGGCAATTATGCCTTTGCCTATCATCTGCTCGCCGACCCCGAAGGGCCGCTGGCGCGCGCGGTGGCGGTGCTGACCGAAGGCGGCGTGCGCCTCACCCGCCGCGATATCGAATCGCTCGGCTGCGATCCTCCGCCGGCATCGGGTGACGGCGCGCCCTCGACGCAGCGCGCCGAAGGGCTGGTCGCGCGCACCCAGATGCAGGTCGAGGGGTTCGAGGACATGGTGAGCGCGATGCGCACCGAGACCGAGGGCTTTGGCCGCGACCTTGCCGCGAGCGCGGAGGCGATCTCGCGCTCGGCCGGCCCGGAACATGCCGCGACGATGGTCGGCGAAGTCGGGCGGATCACCGCCACGATGCTGAACCGCGTCCGCACTGCCGAGGCGCGGCTCGAATCGGCGACCCGCGAAGCCAGCGAACTGCGCCAGAAGCTGGAAGAGGCGCGCGACAATGCCCGGCGCGACCCGCTGACCGACCTGCCCAACCGCCGCGCGTTCGAAGAGGCGTTCGCGGCGCAGGCTGGCACCGGCGACATCGTCTGCCTCGCGGTGTGCGACATCGATCATTTCAAGTCGGTCAATGATCGCTTCGGCCACGCCGTCGGCGACCGCGTGCTCAAGGCGATCGCCGACGCGCTGCGCCAGGCATGCGCGGGGCATCTGGTCGCGCGCTATGGCGGCGAGGAATTCGCGGTGCTGTTTGCAGGGGTCGATATCGACGGCGCGCAGCGGACGCTCGACGCCGCCCGCGCGCGCGTGGCGACGAAGCGCTACCGCATCCGGGAAAGCGACATGCCGCTGGGCGAGATCACCTTTTCCGCCGGGCTGACGCGCGCGACCGGCGAGGACAGCTACCAGACGCTGTTCCAGCGCGCCGACGCGCTGCTCTATGCGGCAAAGAGCGCGGGTCGGAACTGCCTTCGCACCGGGTGA
- a CDS encoding AsmA family protein, with protein sequence MAEESALPPVEPPARPRRALGTPLASAIAVFATLLGILVLAWAILFVTKGRFLKRPFERIVAGQTHRAVSVAGDFQLYFAPFNVKFVAEGLTIANPAWAGTGNLFSARRIDARISTWSLITGNRRVNWLGLQDGHLDLQWDKAGRRNSWTFSEEKGEPLDLPAIRRAIVQGTLVRYIDPRMQIAAGIRVHTVEARDTAIASTIRFDGNGTARGTPFTLTGELLSPNATVAGGRNQLRLHAEGVRTLVDVTGTLAGATEIEGADLRLAMRGRDLADIFAVGGVAVPDTRRYSLTSAVTRVGDEWRFTGLKGRFGASDLAGTLTVAMRQPRLLLTADLATQTLDILDAGPFIGYDAERLEAQGAAGTVTQVGGRPRLLPDAQLRIDALRNFDAKVDWTVRNVRADNLPVSNIKLGLDLNNSLLKLSPLNFTLARGTVESDITIDARRNPVLTNYDIRLSPTPIGVLLAGFGVAESGTTGTLKARAQLTGSGNSVHDSLANANGRIAIILPKGEFWTRNVQLSELDIGTFVQKMFEQKLKEPVHINCGLIGFTVRRGVAAADPILIDTEKNVMLGRGGFSFRNETLDLAFRADSKKFSLFAGQSPVGIGGYFARPSFNVISGDLVARAGAGLGLGLAAGPVGAMIAFVDVGDAKAADCGPVLTGASARAQRTTKGEARDDVGRGTTAKSEDGKRTKSERKEQRKKFLGIF encoded by the coding sequence ATGGCAGAGGAAAGCGCGCTCCCCCCGGTCGAGCCCCCTGCACGCCCCCGGCGCGCGCTCGGGACGCCGCTGGCCAGCGCCATCGCGGTTTTCGCGACCTTGCTCGGAATACTGGTTCTCGCCTGGGCGATCCTGTTCGTCACCAAGGGCCGTTTTCTCAAACGCCCGTTCGAGCGCATCGTCGCCGGCCAGACGCACCGCGCCGTTTCGGTCGCCGGCGATTTCCAGCTCTATTTCGCGCCGTTCAACGTCAAGTTCGTTGCCGAGGGGCTGACGATCGCCAATCCCGCCTGGGCAGGGACCGGCAATCTCTTCTCGGCCAGGCGCATCGACGCGCGGATTTCGACGTGGAGCCTGATCACCGGAAACCGCCGGGTAAACTGGCTGGGGCTCCAGGACGGGCATCTGGACCTGCAATGGGACAAGGCCGGGCGCCGCAACAGCTGGACCTTTAGCGAGGAGAAGGGCGAGCCGCTCGACCTGCCGGCGATTCGCCGGGCGATCGTCCAGGGCACGCTGGTTCGCTATATCGATCCGCGGATGCAGATTGCGGCGGGGATCCGGGTTCATACGGTCGAGGCGCGCGACACCGCGATCGCGAGCACGATCCGGTTCGACGGCAACGGCACTGCGCGCGGCACGCCGTTCACGCTGACCGGCGAACTCCTGTCGCCCAACGCGACGGTGGCAGGCGGGCGCAACCAGTTGCGGCTGCATGCAGAGGGCGTGCGCACGTTAGTCGATGTCACCGGGACGCTCGCCGGCGCGACCGAGATCGAGGGTGCCGACCTGCGGCTCGCGATGCGCGGGCGCGACCTGGCGGATATCTTCGCAGTCGGCGGCGTCGCGGTGCCCGATACCCGCCGGTACAGCCTGACTTCGGCGGTGACGCGCGTCGGCGACGAGTGGCGCTTCACCGGGCTGAAGGGCCGGTTCGGCGCGAGCGACCTTGCCGGCACGCTGACGGTGGCGATGCGCCAGCCGCGGCTGCTGCTGACCGCCGATCTGGCAACGCAAACGCTCGACATTCTCGATGCCGGCCCGTTCATCGGCTATGACGCCGAACGGCTGGAGGCACAGGGCGCGGCGGGGACCGTCACCCAGGTCGGCGGGCGCCCCCGCCTCCTCCCCGACGCGCAATTGCGGATCGACGCGCTGCGCAATTTCGACGCCAAGGTCGACTGGACGGTGCGCAACGTCCGCGCGGACAATTTGCCGGTATCGAACATCAAGCTCGGGCTCGACCTGAACAACTCGCTGCTCAAGCTCAGCCCGCTTAACTTCACGCTGGCGCGCGGCACGGTCGAGTCGGACATTACGATCGATGCCCGGCGCAACCCGGTGCTGACGAACTACGACATCCGCCTGTCGCCGACCCCGATCGGCGTGCTGCTCGCAGGCTTCGGCGTCGCCGAATCGGGGACGACGGGGACGCTCAAGGCCCGCGCTCAGCTGACCGGCAGCGGCAACAGCGTCCATGATTCGCTCGCCAATGCAAACGGGCGGATCGCGATCATCCTGCCCAAGGGCGAGTTCTGGACGCGCAACGTCCAGCTCTCCGAACTCGACATCGGCACGTTCGTACAGAAGATGTTCGAGCAGAAGCTGAAGGAGCCGGTCCATATCAATTGCGGGCTGATCGGGTTCACCGTCCGCCGCGGGGTTGCCGCCGCCGATCCGATCCTGATCGATACCGAGAAGAATGTCATGCTCGGCCGCGGCGGGTTCAGCTTCCGCAACGAGACGCTCGACCTGGCCTTTCGCGCCGACAGCAAGAAGTTCAGCCTGTTCGCCGGGCAATCGCCGGTCGGCATCGGCGGCTATTTCGCGCGCCCCAGCTTCAACGTGATTTCGGGCGACCTGGTCGCGCGGGCCGGCGCCGGGCTGGGGCTGGGGCTAGCCGCCGGACCGGTGGGCGCGATGATCGCGTTTGTCGATGTCGGCGACGCCAAGGCCGCCGATTGCGGCCCGGTGCTGACCGGCGCCTCCGCCCGCGCCCAGCGCACGACCAAGGGCGAGGCGCGCGATGATGTGGGGCGCGGCACCACCGCCAAGTCCGAAGACGGCAAGCGCACCAAAAGCGAGCGCAAGGAACAGCGCAAGAAGTTCCTGGGGATATTCTAG
- a CDS encoding YbhB/YbcL family Raf kinase inhibitor-like protein — MLEHVPHWLGSALKGVRAGTEKLAIVQPELGSFAALMLRSPAFADGARLPERFTADGDGVSPPLFWTGVPDGAERIVLLVEDPDAPAPQPLVHAVVWNLPPEDGALAEGAIRADGAGESGGRDVGRNSYLGEGWLPPDPPTGHGTHHYAFQLFALGAGPDVAETPGRGAIVKAMAGRVLAAGLLTGTYSRGEAAPVGPAGALAPA, encoded by the coding sequence ATGCTCGAACATGTTCCCCATTGGCTCGGCAGCGCGTTGAAGGGCGTCCGCGCGGGCACCGAGAAGCTCGCGATCGTGCAGCCCGAGCTTGGCAGCTTCGCGGCGCTCATGCTTCGGAGCCCCGCCTTCGCCGATGGCGCGCGGCTGCCCGAGCGCTTCACCGCCGATGGCGACGGCGTGTCGCCGCCCTTGTTCTGGACCGGAGTGCCGGACGGCGCCGAGCGTATCGTGCTGTTGGTCGAGGACCCCGACGCACCCGCGCCGCAGCCTTTGGTCCATGCCGTGGTCTGGAACCTGCCGCCGGAGGACGGCGCGCTCGCGGAGGGGGCGATCCGTGCCGATGGCGCGGGCGAGAGCGGCGGCCGCGATGTCGGGCGCAATTCCTATCTGGGCGAAGGCTGGCTGCCACCCGATCCCCCGACCGGGCACGGCACCCATCATTATGCCTTCCAGCTTTTCGCGCTCGGCGCGGGGCCCGACGTCGCCGAGACGCCCGGGCGCGGCGCGATCGTCAAGGCGATGGCCGGGCGCGTGCTCGCCGCAGGGCTGTTGACCGGCACCTATTCGCGCGGCGAAGCGGCGCCGGTCGGCCCGGCCGGAGCGCTTGCCCCGGCCTGA